From the genome of Candidatus Atribacteria bacterium ADurb.Bin276:
CCACAGAAAAGCAAACCACCTTGGTTTTTTTACCAAGGTAAGGGTGAAAAGGCGAGGTAAGAGCTCACCGATCACCGGGTAACCGGTGTATCTGGAAAACCCTACCTGGAGCAAGGCCAAATAGGAAGGAATGAGGCTGCTCGCTGACCTTCGGGTTGGCTGCTTGAGGAACCGGGTAACCGGTTTCCCAGATAGATGGTTGCCGTTCTCTTTTGAGAATACAAAATTCGGCTTATCGATCTTCCCTTAAAAAAAGAGGGATTAAGTTATCTTTTTGATAACTTAATCCCTCTTTTTTAAAAAGTTGCCAATTAACAGTTATCTTTTTCGCAATATCGAATGCATAGCAATAGATACGATGACAATTAAACCATAAATAAGCTGGGTCCAGAATCCGGTCATACCAATAGCAATGATTCCTGCTTCTAAACATCCTAATATAATTGCACCGATAAAGGTACCAAAAATGGTCCCCACTCCTCCATCAACCGGTGTCCCTCCTAAATATACTGCAGCGATTGTTTTCAAAAGATATCCTTGACCGAGAGTTGGCCAATAATAGGTTACCTCAAGGCTGGCAAGAACACCGGCAAAAGCAGCGAATAAACCCATTTGAGTAAAAACCATCATTTTTACTCGGTCAACATTAACCCCCATTACTCGGGCACTCTCTGGGTTATCTCCGGTAAAGTAAACATGAGCACCAAAACGATGGCGATTTAAAAAAAACCAAATAAAGAAAGCTATGATCATCGTCCAAATCATCTGTGCGGGAACCAAGCCTCCTAATCTTCCGACTAATAATTTATAGACCGCACTGGTTTTGGTCGGAACCAATGTTTTTCCTAAACCACCACTGACTACCGCAGTTGCTCCTGCCCAAAAAAACTGGGTACCAATGGTGGTTATCATAGATGGAAGTTTGAGTTTGACAATCAATAAGCCATTCATCAATCCGGCGCCTAATCCAAAAATCAAAGCCAAAAG
Proteins encoded in this window:
- the rbsC_5 gene encoding Ribose transport system permease protein RbsC, with amino-acid sequence MSTIPFFAIMALSLTLVVISGEMDLSFPSIMGFAGWVFTVIFHRTGSPGIALLLALIFGLGAGLMNGLLIVKLKLPSMITTIGTQFFWAGATAVVSGGLGKTLVPTKTSAVYKLLVGRLGGLVPAQMIWTMIIAFFIWFFLNRHRFGAHVYFTGDNPESARVMGVNVDRVKMMVFTQMGLFAAFAGVLASLEVTYYWPTLGQGYLLKTIAAVYLGGTPVDGGVGTIFGTFIGAIILGCLEAGIIAIGMTGFWTQLIYGLIVIVSIAMHSILRKR